A DNA window from Helianthus annuus cultivar XRQ/B chromosome 15, HanXRQr2.0-SUNRISE, whole genome shotgun sequence contains the following coding sequences:
- the LOC110913400 gene encoding calphotin-like — protein MVSSSDTGVSDIVDPMAIVSDDEMPSEGDVYTSDTTSTDDDDFQPFALPDIGVEIQHADGIPAGDLPLAVIPAPVPLAAFPLADVPLDVVSDDDIDLFEEGPPEDDYEGGAPIDVDAILPIVEAPIEEAPLGCAASLEFEFDHEIVIDPVFPPDFDPDHGIEFIHMDQPLEAPVAPTDPFFDIPADFDMDLVDPEPVMAPEPVVAPDPTLEHDPVLDDAPALAPPIADLPIVAPPLVDDPIVDAPLPDPVSALVDRAPFAAHIDPRYADTRNGWIEDDDDYPPFVLLVTPPLAPASAPAEIPLFHPHTTDVHRTDLPITFLQDIPPPRPGEGSSRQPPAFIPPVSSSFPFLSQFPHVAPPVAPSGEPFLWTTPHVMPLSDPYHPFHVGYTTEDILASLL, from the exons atggtttCTTCTTCCGACACAGGAGTATCAGACATAGTGGACCCCATGGCGATTGTGTCAGACGATGAGATGCCATCCGAGGGAGACGTTTACACGTCAGACACCACGAGCACGGATGACGATGATTTTCAGCCGTTCGCTCTGCCAGACATCGGAGTTGAGATTCAGCATGCTGATGGCATTCCTGCTGGGGATCTCCCTCTTGCTGTGATCCCTGCTCCCGTTCCACTTGCTGCCTTTCCCTTGGCGGATGTGCCACTCGATGTCGTGTCAGATGACGACATTGATCTTTTCGAGGAGGGTCCCCCTGAGGACGACTATGAGGGTGGGGCCCCGATTGATGTTGATGCTATCCTTCCTATTGTTGAAGCCCCTATAGAGGAGGCTCCTCttg GGTGTGCAGCATCACTCGAGTTTGAGTTTGACCACGAGATCGTCATCGATCCAGTTTTTCCCCCTGACTTCGATCCTGATCATGGGATCGAGTTTATTCATATGGACCAGCCCTTAGAGGCGCCTGTGGCTCCCACTGATCCGTTTTTTGACATTCCTGCCGATTTTGATATGGACCTTGTTGACCCTGAGCCTGTCATGGCCCCAGAGCCTGTTGTTGCTCCTGACCCTACACTAGAGCACGACCCTGTTCTTGATGATGCACCGGCCCTTGCACCACCCATTGCTGACCTACCCATTGTTGCACCACCATTGGTGGATGATCCTATTGTTGACGCACCTTTACCTGACCCCGTGTCGGCACTGGTTGACCGTGCACCTTTCGCCGCTCACATAGATCCTCGTTATGCTgacacccgtaacgggtggatCGAGGATGATGACGACTACCCACCGTTTGTGCTACTCGTCACTCCTCCCTTAGCACCTGCTTCTGCACCTGCTGAGATTCCATTGTTCCACCCACACACCACTGACGTCCATCGCACTGATCTTCCCATCACATTCCTCCAGGACATACCACCACCtcgtcctggggagggttcatcGAGGCAGCCACCTGCTTTTATTCCTCCCGTGTCATCATCTTTTCCGTTCCTGTCACAGTTTCCTCATGTTGCACCACCTGTTGCACCATCGGGCGAGCCGTTTTTGTGGACTACGCCCCATGTTATGCCATTATCTGACCCGTACCACCCATTTCATGTGGGGTACACTACGGAGGATATACTTGCGTCGctgctgtga